The Qingrenia yutianensis genomic sequence TGTGCTTTTATGCTATATATGAGCTGAAGGATGAAATCCCGAAATATGGATTTCATCCTTCGAAAAACACTTAAATTATATTATCATTTTGGAGTTTACACAAAATCGGGGAAATACCCTTTAAAGCCGTTTTTTGTTTTGTCTAAAACAAACCGGGGATATTCATACCGCCCGTCATTTTGCTCATTTTTTCCTGATTTTGCTTGTCGATTTTTTTGATAACGTCGTTCACCGCGACCAAAATCATATCTTCAAGTGTTTCAACGTCGTCGGGGTCAACCGCGTCGGGGCTGATTTTAATTTCGGTAAGTTCTTTTTTGCCCGACATTTTCACCGTTACCGCACCGCCGCCTGCCGCCGCCTCAAACTCGGACTGCTCAAGCTCCTCCTGCATTTTGACCATATCCTGCTGCATTTTCTGCGCCTGCTTAATCATATTATTCATATTGCCCATTCCCATACCCATAGGCATTCTTCCTCTTGCCATAAATCTAACCTCCGTAATTTTATTTTTATGTTTTTAATCTGTTTGCTTTAAAAATTCGCCGTTGCGCGCATTAAAATAATAGCATTTGCCGTCGCTTGATGAAATTTTCCAGCACGGCGCGGCGGTAACGTTAAGACGTTCAAGAAGCCTGTTCGACTCCGAAATGTAATATCCGAGTTCGATTTTGTCAACGTTTATTTCACCGTCAAACTGAGCGGTGTTTGAAAAATCTATCAAAATCCCCGTCAGCGACACAACCTCGGACGTGTCACTGCTTTTTTTCGGCTTGTTCTCGGCAAAATACCAGCTCCCCGAGATTTTCACTTTTCCGTTTTGTTCGGTGAGATTGAGAGAAACGTCAAAAACGGGAAAACCGCCTGTTTTAAGGTAAACAACGGCGCTTTTGTCATTCAAAACTATCTCGTTTTCGCCTTTTAAGCCGACCGAGCCGAGCACTTTTTTTATTTCGCCCTCACTGCTCAGATTTCCGTCGGTTTCCACCGAAAATGTTTTTTCGTCCCCGCGCGAAAATCCGCTCGGAAAATTGTGCGAAACCACGGCATTTTTAAGCGCTATAACGTTTAAACCGACCTGTTTTCT encodes the following:
- a CDS encoding YbaB/EbfC family nucleoid-associated protein, which codes for MARGRMPMGMGMGNMNNMIKQAQKMQQDMVKMQEELEQSEFEAAAGGGAVTVKMSGKKELTEIKISPDAVDPDDVETLEDMILVAVNDVIKKIDKQNQEKMSKMTGGMNIPGLF